A segment of the Arachis hypogaea cultivar Tifrunner chromosome 5, arahy.Tifrunner.gnm2.J5K5, whole genome shotgun sequence genome:
GTGATTCCAATCCAGAAAAATTAAGTtgtcaacaaaaggaaaaccttttcttttcaaagatggcaAATCAGCGAGAAATGAAGGACACAGGGTATGATACTAGATAACCCCTTCATAAAAATCAttgttcatggcagatttgaatctataAGGGTTATAGTTCGAATGAGAGGTCAAAAAATGAGCTTTGTTACACTCTAATTGGTCAGTATCTTAACCATAGTtagattattttgtaatttataatttGAGATGAGTAatgatataatttcttaaaatattaaaactttaCTCCCATTAATTGAAGCATATCTTCACTCCTCCATTCTTTTTTCATCATGTAACTTCGGTCCTTCCAAGCATCGTCGTCGCCGCAGTGGTGACAAGAAGCAGCGCTGACGTCGTTGCAATCTACTGCCTTTTCACGCAATCTCTTTCTTCAATGGATTATTCCATATCTCTTTCTTGAATTTCCATTACCTGTTCTTCTCCGTCATCGCTATCTCCAATCGTCTTCACTTTATCCTTCTTTCTGCCGTAGATCACTTCTTAccaacataattaatggttagtttagttattaaattttttttaaaaaaatatatttttatttaattacatgatgAAATATATATTGAcaggtaaaatataatataataaaataaatctatttaaaatactttaaaagtataattaaaatcgtgaacatataaatataataataaatttgtattctaaacaagtaaacatatttgtttatcatacataaattatttaaaaatatatattattaaaattaataatacaaatttaaaatgataaaatccaattttttaccgtattctttttatagtatttttattcttttaattttcaatttattagtattttattatttaattaataattaaaaaatatttttatgaaaaattattttttgtattatcttaaagaagagaccaataCAACAGTttaaaaaaacctaaaatgatattttaaataaaaagtatttaatattaaaatttttaaatacaaaaataaattatataaatatttaagagatagaGAAAAAATAcatgcctaaaataaataaaacagataaaatggGAGTACTCATGAgaaataatgaattatttttgtctgttttatttattttagacataCTCACGAGaaataaagaattatttttatctgttttatttattttagacatgtattttatatttatatcttaaatatctatacaatttacttttgtatttaaaatttttaatattaactattttttatttaaaatgtcatttttgcattattttttaaactattatattgatctcttctttaagataatacaaaaaatgatttcttatgaaaataatttgtttaatcattaattaaataataaagtactaataaattaaaaattaaaaaaataaaatactataaaaaaatatttgtaagaaagtcgaattttatcattttaaacttgtgttattaattttaacagtttatttatttttttaaataattcatgtatgataaaaaaaatgtttactTGTTtatagtacaaattttattattatatttgtatattcctgattttaattatatttttaaatactttaaatagatttattttattatattatattttacatatgaatatatgttccatcatgtaattaaataaagatatattttttaatgacaaaatttaataaccaaactaaccaTTCTACGACAAAAAGAGGGAGTGAGAGGACCAGGAGATGACGTTCGCGCTGGCCATGTTGGGAAGGACGGCAAAGTTATGGAAGAAGGAAATTCAACGACGTCGTTAAGGATGATGCACAGAAGAAATTGCGTAATAGAGcattgaagaaagagaagaaattgCGTAATAGAGCAGTAGATGACGACTGTCGCTTCTTGTCACAAACGTCGACGACATGCTTGGAAGAAAGAATGGAAGAGTTGGAAAGGTGCTTCAACGGAAATGGAGTTTTTgataaggaaaagtatatggaaccaaaaaGGGATCAGCCAAAAGATAAACAaaacaatattaaattaattaatttaatttttatttaatttttaatgtttgtTATTAATTGCCATTTTGAATAAAATCTCTCATTGACTAATATGTTTCAAATCCCCAATAATCACTCCTGGGATCACGGAACCCTTTCAGCAAGCCCGATCCaaaatttattttcccttttgtcaaacacaaattcgaaaaagaaacattctcatacttagtagaagaaacatcatatatattaactcgtaaagATTTTGAATTCATCAAAAGGTATTTGGCTGGATTTTGGCTGATATGCTTTTGGTTCCCTAGCTTTACTCTTTTGATAATTATACCATTATCCATCTCAAatagtaattataaaataatctaaCCATGGTTAAGATAATCACCAATTAAAGTGTAACACATcatgaagggtaacttacatgttattttagagagggTTGAGTAGaattcacctatatatatatatatatatatatatatatatatatatatatatatatatatatataataaataatagaaaaatcatCTATCTATGTAAAtgaatcttttctctttttgttatcTTAACCTTCAAACCATTCTTCATTAGAAGCGCAATTGAAAGGCTTGGAATAACTCGAGGATGATCCTCCACCAAATGTACACAATAGTGGCGCAAAATAGCAGATATAACCATCTTCATTTGAATGAAAGACATATCCTTACCCAAACAAGTCCTTGGTCCTGCATTAAAACTAATGAACTTGTAAGAAGGCACATGAATTATTCCTCCTTTTTCAGATATCCATCTCTCTGGCTTGAACTCCAAGCAATCCTTCCCCCAAATTTCTTCACATCTCCCCATTGCGTAGAAAGAAAATACAATATTTGTATCCGAATCCACAACATGTCCACTTGGAAGCACATCAGCTTTGATAGGCTGCTTGCGCTCCAGAGGTATTGGAGGAAAAAGTCTTAAAACTTCACACAAAGCGCCGTGGAGATAAACTAGCTTCTTTGCATCCACCATGCTTAAAATTTTGTACTGTTCTTCGTCATGAGCGCCAAAAACTTCTCGAATTTCTTCAAGAATCTTAGCTTCCACTAACGGATGCGTAGCAACGAGCCAAAAGAACCAGGTAAGAGCCGAAGCAATTGTATCTTTTCCAGCTACAAAAAGATTGAATGCTGAATCTCTTAAGAACTTTTCGTCGCGTCGCGCTTCGTCTCTTGTAACCGCCTCAAGCAAGCTATCAAATTGATGAGGAACACTTTCATCAACTCGATGATTATTATTAGTTTCTGTTTTGCTTAGTTCTTCAAGCTTAGATGCTATAACAGTGCATAGAAAATTGTCAAAAACTCTGCATGCTTTCGCCATCTTCTTCTCTTCGCCGATCCGAAGCCATTCTTGAAGCTTCCAAACACTTCTCGGCACTCCATGTCGGTAAAGAATGCATTCTTGGATTTCGTCGAAAGCCTTCTTAGCTTCAACAACAGGGAATTCAATTGAAAGGGAATTGGgatcaaaccctaaccctaacgaGCTTATATTATCAAATGTGAATCTACAAAAGAGATCTTGCAGGTCCACCGTAGTCTCTTCACAAAGATTTGATAATATCGGAAGCAAGCTATTTTGAAGTTTCTTCTGAATAGTTTTCTCTAACAAAACCTCGAAGCTTTTGTGTTTGAACAAAGAATGGAACAAGGACCTCATGTCCTTCCATTTTTCTGAATCCGCGGCAACAATACCGTCGCCAAACGCAGCGAAAACCTCGCGAAAATCGGCACCTTTTACATAATCTTCGAACCTTTTGCTTAGTATATGATGCGCATTCATGGGATCTCTGGTTACCAGATAGTTCATTTTGGTAAACCAGGGTCCCATGAACTCCGCAGTACCACCTTGTTTGTTGATGGTGTGCGCCAAGAAGTCATGGATTTGGAAGAAGTTCCAAAGAAGTTGCGGTAACATGCCAAGGATTGGCCAATCGGTGGAGAGTGGAGTTTTGCAACGCCGTCTTCTGGCGTGATGAACAAGGTATAGGATTGATGCAATTATTGTTATTATGGCTGCATAGAAAAACATGGCCatggaaaattttatttgaattattatatTGTATGAAACTTTTGATACAGTAGTAGTTTCATAAATGTCAAGACATACAAGCCTATATTTATACTGGAACAGTGCCATACCCAATTTGAGACTAGTACTTCATTTggtaacaacaataacaacagcaATACTAATTAGGTAAAAATCCGCATGTAAAAATTAATACTAGTGTTATGGCGAGTAATTTTTGTGCAACTTttgttttgtaattattaattggttattaatagtatttttaatagtgtgaaattatatttaataataagagATCACTTACTTTTTTTTagagaaagtatgaggagccaatgaaatatttgtacaatgtgtacaatggagatttagaaagtattagagatataatcattagtgttatttTTTCCTATCAGCTgaaatttttgggatgagtggtatcatgacatctTATTAGAattctagatccgaaaggttaaGAGTTCAATCCTCATataacccattgtacacattgtacaaataagtCATTATCTCTCTAACAAAACTCTTCTTTTTATGGTTAAGTGTTGGCCACAAAATACAAAAGATCCCTACactttttctttatataaaattgataatatagttaaaattaattaaataaaaatttagttaaatgtaTCACCTCATTTAAcggtttttaattataaattttatataaatatatctgCGTGTACGTGTTTGCCTACTAATAATGTGAGGACAACTACTTCATCTTAAGGAAATTCTACTGATTGGttcctaatttttttatttagtacacTTTTGTAAGATATATAAATATTTCAGAAAAAAGATATTAATACAATTATTGAAATTTGATAGcattagaatataaataaatgAGTTTGTAAATTTGAATTCagtattttaaatacaaaaatatttagagGCATAATTTGAGAGTTATAGGTACTCATAACTTGTTTTTggcttttgtttatattttttaattatcactGAAATAAATATATAGcagtattaaatataataaatatataattataaatattttatacataaaattatagatattaaagtaaataaaataattttaaattattctctgACGAATGTTCCATATATAACTATTATTTTGTAGTTGCTTTTGTGTTTATGAAGCCAGTTTaataaatttgaataaataaacACTACGTATTATATAATCCATAATAATATTatgttttaaattcaataaatcataTTAATATCTAAAAAACCTGTTGGGACGCGCGCTAATACATACAATGGTAATAAACATGAGATTGTTAATTAacatactaatatatatatatatatatatatatatagttacatTTTAGAAATCGAAAAAAGTTTAAtaacaacatatatataaataaaaataaaaataaaaaatatagataaacaattcttaaataatcaattttaaaaattgtaattaataattattaattttatatatggaGTGCAATTTAAAAACGTTTGTCGATTTGTTATTGGTTAGACTCATATTGATTACCTAGCAGgattaaaataaaaaggaaaaatactTAAAATACTTTTCCTGTATTTAAAAGAATAACctacaaaaatatttctaaaagatTTTAGTGCTAATAAAACTATCTCTAAAAAATCAAAatgacaaatattttttttaaatttaaaaaatgacaaaaatagaatgaaatttTTGGTAatgacaaataatttttatatctGATAAATCACTTGtgtatttaatcaataaaattttataaaaatatttaaatatctatttaaaaaatacataaaaaagcaAAATTCGATAATCTCAaatttttgttctctttttttaAGTAATAATGATAGGtatataattgattttttttcagtCAATAttagtgaattttaatttttttttaattttttatttatttcaaattatatagcCTAAATCATAcatttttaatctaaaattctaaattataaatttaaatactaaaatcgGCTAATATTAACAAACAAAacattatacttttttttcttttttatagcatttccaatcatttataaaaaaaatcacaaaaaacgtTTTACTTTAACATAAAATCACtaaatttaaaggaaaaatatcttttttcctagttatacttaaaaaaaattagattaatttatCGCAATACTGAACTCTATTTAAAGATTTGTTGTTGGATAATAAATTACTGCATGTAAAAAACAAAATTCGAACTCCaatatttctttaaaattaactattagactaatctaatatgattacttaaaaaaatttaaaatgaatatgGAGCTTATTTTGGCGGTTACCAGCCTGCATTCCATCTTACCCCACAATATTTAAAACTTGTTggtagaaaaattaaattgcTACATGCTTAGTTAGCTTGCATTGGTCCATTTTCTTTTACCCCCTTAACTCTCTCATATGATTTGGCGAGTTGACCTCCAACTGCCGTTTCATATTTTCCCATGCAAATGCATGCCACTTCACTCACACTTAATTCCATGTCTCTTTATTTCTCTACTTGTTTGATATTCTCACTTTTTTAAGATTGGCCTACATATCTattagataataatatttatttgaaaataaaaaatattgttttaaaataattatctatttcaaaaaaaaggattattttttcaataatattcttAATGTAACTATAATAATTGAATAGTGTTTgattatatgattttttattcaaaaataatttcatctacttatgaaaatttatttaaaaatcattttaaacgaaaaggaaaaaaagaaataataaataaaagagactTAAGAAGAATAAATAAGACATGTTCATACAATTAATGCGTCCCATATCTAGGCATTTCACACTTCTCAATTCTCATGCCTAGCTATCACAAAATTTTGAGTGGAATTTTCAGAGAAGATTTTAATCCGACATACACTTAATAAATTTCTAACTACTATATATCTTTCCCTAATTATATACGATGACATGAACTACACATCACCCTTTATATGTACATGCCCATATCAACCTTTATATTGCACGATATAAACACATAAATTTGGGTTGATTTAGTAATTAACTGAGtttgttgattttattttttaaaaatatatgttaaaattatatattaaaaaattttattaaaaatataaaaaaatttaattttaatatatttattttatatttattaaaaaaattaaaatattttatttaataataataattttattatatattttaaaaaacacatattaattaaatttttaatttattaatttatttaaataaatattaatagtttgaattttattttgtatatataataatttattaattaataaaaaatttgttaaataatgtttaaatttatgacagattaatttattaaataaaaaatattgcgaaaaactaaaaagaaaaaagtgttGGCTGAATTAGGAAAGATTGGCGGAAGACTTTTTGGGTCAAGTGCAAACAATGATAATAATTAATGTAGGGTAAACAAAACCAAATAATGATAGTGTATGTCCAAAGGCTATATATGCGTGTGTTGTAGACCTACTTAATATATGAAGCAACAAGAGAGTGAGCATTTAATGTAAGTATTTATATATAGAATATTCTCACACATACAAACTTTTTTAGTATATAAGTCATATAAGTTAattttaacttaataaaatttatttacataaTGTACGTATAAAAATTACGTTATTTTTCTTTGTATCTCgtgttcttcttttttcttttcttcttttttttttcctttttctttgtatttttcttttttttcttcgcgtgtttcatcttcatcgtcgttttttttattattgttgttattgctatattttttttctcttctttttctattaattttgtaatgttatgtattttttttaattttttcctctcaagaagaattatgagaatataaaataagaagatgaagaagaagaagaagcagtaaaagatgaggaagaagaagaggaaaaattttgaattatgcagaacttatcaacacatatacactaaaaattcttaaacaatacattcCAATATCTTTATATTGCAtctaaatatcttcgtgttacacccaaatttgttgcaaatacagaaaaatatttcctttaatactacattttttttctttttttccttatttctttctttcttttagttgaataaatataagttcatcatcttccaagtaattttgtagcattatgtatttcttcttcttctttgtttgattttttgtttttattcttgttaaaagagtaaaataagaagaaacttgagaaggtaaaacaaaaagaaaaagatgaataagaaaaaaaagaaaaaaaaaaagacggtacgatgatgatgatggaaaaatgaagaagaagaaaaagcagaagatgaggaggaggaggagaaggaagaagcattttgaattatacagaacttatcagcacacatacaccgaaaattcttaaataatacactcaaatatcttcatgttacatccaaatatcttcgtgttacatccaaatttgttgcaaatacagaaaaatatttcctctaatgcaaaacttttacattacattcaaatcAAAGTATCAAtgattttcacaaacaaaaacattattcacctacagaataaactactaacaaaaatattaactaGAATCGAATCACATCTCAACCACttaattggattcaaaacaataatcaattttgttttagttcaattgacaatctaaacttgaattattcattatcttcaacaacaaGATAACAGATGatagaggagaaggagaaaaagaaaggaggaaaagaaccaatgaaaaaaaaaggagaaagaggaggatgaggtagtggtggtggtggtgttggtgacgacgataatgaaagagaaaaataacaaagaagaagaagaagaacgtgcaataATGG
Coding sequences within it:
- the LOC112803756 gene encoding alkane hydroxylase MAH1-like, whose amino-acid sequence is MAMFFYAAIITIIASILYLVHHARRRRCKTPLSTDWPILGMLPQLLWNFFQIHDFLAHTINKQGGTAEFMGPWFTKMNYLVTRDPMNAHHILSKRFEDYVKGADFREVFAAFGDGIVAADSEKWKDMRSLFHSLFKHKSFEVLLEKTIQKKLQNSLLPILSNLCEETTVDLQDLFCRFTFDNISSLGLGFDPNSLSIEFPVVEAKKAFDEIQECILYRHGVPRSVWKLQEWLRIGEEKKMAKACRVFDNFLCTVIASKLEELSKTETNNNHRVDESVPHQFDSLLEAVTRDEARRDEKFLRDSAFNLFVAGKDTIASALTWFFWLVATHPLVEAKILEEIREVFGAHDEEQYKILSMVDAKKLVYLHGALCEVLRLFPPIPLERKQPIKADVLPSGHVVDSDTNIVFSFYAMGRCEEIWGKDCLEFKPERWISEKGGIIHVPSYKFISFNAGPRTCLGKDMSFIQMKMVISAILRHYCVHLVEDHPRVIPSLSIALLMKNGLKVKITKREKIHLHR